From a single Alkalihalophilus pseudofirmus genomic region:
- a CDS encoding genetic competence negative regulator produces the protein MRLERLNVDKFKVFLTFDDMQERGITKEDLWQDVPKVHDLFRDMMLEADDELGFKVDGPIAVEVYAMPAQGMVIIVSKGLPDEDFDIEGFEEGYIEMQVTLDESDEIFYTFKEFEDVIGLSSRLYPFGVIGGQLYFFDGQYYMKFEDMDIIDQDEEAFIALLSEFGYSSTVSIHRVKEYGKTLMENEAVYQLYHTFIKR, from the coding sequence ATGCGTCTTGAGCGTTTAAATGTAGATAAATTTAAAGTGTTCCTTACATTTGATGATATGCAGGAAAGAGGAATAACGAAAGAAGATTTATGGCAGGATGTTCCAAAAGTACATGATCTATTTCGAGATATGATGCTTGAAGCAGATGATGAATTAGGTTTTAAAGTAGATGGGCCGATTGCTGTAGAAGTATATGCAATGCCGGCGCAAGGAATGGTTATCATTGTGTCAAAAGGGCTTCCAGATGAAGATTTTGATATTGAGGGGTTTGAGGAAGGCTATATTGAAATGCAGGTAACATTAGATGAGAGTGATGAGATATTCTATACATTTAAAGAATTTGAAGATGTCATTGGCCTTTCTTCTAGGCTGTATCCATTTGGTGTGATAGGCGGACAGCTTTATTTCTTTGACGGTCAATACTATATGAAATTTGAAGATATGGACATTATTGACCAAGACGAAGAAGCTTTTATCGCATTACTATCTGAATTTGGGTATTCCTCGACCGTGTCTATACACAGAGTAAAAGAATACGGTAAGACATTAATGGAAAATGAAGCTGTTTATCAACTATATCATACATTTATCAAACGATAG
- a CDS encoding ferredoxin, whose product MAKYTIVDKDTCIACGACGAAAPDIYDYDDEGIAFVILDDNQGTAEIPEELEEDMIDAQEGCPTDSIKVADESFDGDALKFE is encoded by the coding sequence ATGGCTAAATATACGATTGTCGACAAAGATACTTGTATCGCATGTGGGGCTTGTGGCGCCGCTGCTCCAGATATTTATGATTATGACGATGAAGGCATTGCATTTGTTATTCTTGATGATAACCAAGGAACGGCTGAAATTCCAGAAGAGTTAGAAGAAGATATGATTGATGCTCAAGAAGGTTGTCCGACAGATTCAATTAAAGTCGCTGATGAATCATTTGATGGCGATGCACTAAAATTTGAATAG
- a CDS encoding metallophosphoesterase, with the protein MFYLYLVIAAGVLLLFYMFIEAFRNRLIHHPLTFEELPEGLNSFRIFFISDIHKRRVSERLINKLTKPVDIVIIGGDLLEAGVKQERLEENLRQLTKLAPVYFVWGNNDEEVNKQWLETTLLRHGVTILSQSSEIITKSESRIQLIGIDEEYEQLDQREINNEMFTVLISHYPDIIREASSMLSPELSLSGHTHGGQIRLIRFGIAELGGMKRENGGWHLISNGYGTTKLPLRLGAPQQTHIIEIKK; encoded by the coding sequence ATGTTTTACCTATACTTGGTCATAGCAGCAGGAGTGTTGCTGCTGTTTTATATGTTTATAGAAGCTTTTCGTAATCGTTTAATACACCATCCTTTAACATTTGAGGAGCTGCCAGAAGGACTTAATTCTTTTCGTATATTCTTTATTTCTGATATCCATAAAAGGCGGGTGTCAGAAAGACTAATAAACAAACTTACAAAGCCGGTTGATATAGTCATTATCGGAGGCGATCTGCTAGAGGCAGGAGTTAAACAAGAAAGACTTGAAGAAAATTTACGCCAGTTAACAAAACTAGCTCCTGTTTATTTTGTTTGGGGAAATAATGACGAGGAAGTAAATAAACAGTGGCTAGAAACGACTCTCCTTCGTCATGGAGTGACGATTTTAAGCCAATCAAGCGAAATAATAACTAAATCAGAATCGAGGATCCAATTAATTGGTATTGATGAAGAGTATGAGCAGCTAGATCAAAGAGAGATTAATAATGAAATGTTCACTGTGTTAATCAGTCATTACCCAGACATTATAAGAGAAGCATCCTCTATGCTCTCTCCTGAACTTTCTTTAAGTGGACATACCCACGGGGGGCAGATCCGACTAATCAGGTTTGGTATAGCTGAGCTGGGCGGTATGAAAAGAGAAAACGGAGGGTGGCATTTAATTAGTAATGGATACGGGACTACTAAGCTGCCGCTTAGGCTCGGAGCGCCTCAACAAACACATATAATTGAAATAAAGAAATAG
- a CDS encoding helix-turn-helix domain-containing protein, which translates to MIIKYVIVLTVLKRFQGERTIYGAYHLLQGKKSAQTIQDGHYYTLLPYFGLFPKMKREEMDTIAAACMESGYLKPCDKDCYLVTEKGDIAIRDTLAETPIIRRLNGFKYGRTGILFWQRFTLFIQSLTQLLSQSGSFIPIIQDRAIQKWVKARMPNQKNKRMNVLRQLHIELKQLLERFPDRYALFIVLQLTTEKKVGYTSAQAAHTCGFNVEDAWIIHQAMLHEMLEEMEKNEKKFPVLQVFIERDSKSAGWTKSADQTARLIQQGHTLDQIATKRKLKRSTIEDHIIEIALQQPDFSIKPYVTEEIKHKIYAFMKEKGSSVKLRDIKEALGAEVSYFMIRLVLARKEE; encoded by the coding sequence ATGATAATAAAGTATGTGATTGTTTTAACAGTGTTAAAAAGGTTCCAAGGAGAACGAACGATATATGGAGCCTATCACCTACTTCAGGGCAAAAAGTCTGCACAAACGATTCAAGATGGACATTATTATACACTGCTTCCGTATTTTGGTCTTTTCCCTAAGATGAAACGTGAAGAAATGGACACGATAGCAGCTGCTTGTATGGAGAGTGGGTATCTTAAGCCTTGTGATAAGGATTGTTATCTTGTTACAGAAAAGGGAGATATCGCGATTCGTGATACACTGGCAGAAACACCGATAATTAGACGCTTAAATGGATTTAAATATGGAAGGACAGGCATACTCTTTTGGCAGAGGTTTACGTTGTTTATCCAATCGTTGACACAGCTCCTATCACAGAGTGGATCTTTTATTCCAATCATTCAAGACCGCGCCATTCAAAAGTGGGTCAAGGCACGAATGCCGAACCAAAAAAACAAAAGGATGAATGTACTTCGACAATTACACATAGAGCTTAAGCAGCTATTAGAACGTTTTCCAGATCGTTATGCTCTGTTTATAGTTTTGCAACTGACAACAGAAAAGAAAGTCGGATATACCTCAGCCCAAGCTGCTCATACATGTGGGTTTAATGTGGAGGATGCTTGGATCATTCATCAAGCAATGCTTCATGAAATGCTTGAGGAAATGGAGAAGAACGAAAAAAAATTCCCAGTCTTACAAGTCTTTATTGAAAGAGATTCTAAATCAGCTGGTTGGACAAAGTCTGCTGACCAAACGGCTCGACTCATACAGCAAGGTCATACATTAGACCAAATTGCAACGAAACGAAAATTAAAAAGAAGTACGATAGAAGATCATATTATAGAAATTGCTCTTCAGCAGCCTGATTTTTCAATCAAGCCTTATGTGACTGAAGAAATTAAACATAAAATTTATGCGTTTATGAAGGAAAAAGGATCATCTGTAAAGTTACGGGACATTAAAGAAGCATTAGGTGCTGAAGTATCTTACTTTATGATTCGCTTAGTTCTTGCAAGGAAGGAGGAATAA
- a CDS encoding M14 family metallopeptidase, which translates to MEYTVKQGDTLAKVANQFGIRPFDLLLFNSHLTSEIDYIYPGQLLHIPASTDNQNAAGSSWEEYGPSDLEKDIPFFRSMGARVEVIGYSVMKKPIYAIVIGSGKKSIFYSAGWHANEWHTTKFLVQFLKECLAAGHKNKKMYGYDVAKWLKEVKLFAVPLVNPDGIELVMQGIYDKHPHYDEVLKINKGMTRFEHWSSNIRGVDLNHQWPAGWEREADESPQMPWSRHYSGTAPLTEPEAKAVHRLTLRNTFSYVLAFHSQGQVIYWGYRGYEPKESEDMVKRLSLASSYTPVHTADSDGGYKDWFIQETGRPGFTIEVGVGVNPLSNHSYAEIWSNAVMLALEGLTLHTLYNEKSRLP; encoded by the coding sequence ATGGAATACACCGTAAAACAAGGCGATACACTGGCTAAAGTAGCCAATCAATTTGGCATTAGACCATTTGACTTATTGTTATTTAACTCGCATCTTACTTCTGAAATCGACTATATCTATCCAGGCCAACTATTACATATTCCAGCCAGTACTGACAACCAAAATGCAGCTGGTAGTAGTTGGGAAGAATACGGACCAAGCGATCTTGAAAAAGATATTCCGTTCTTTCGTTCGATGGGTGCGCGGGTAGAAGTAATTGGTTACTCTGTTATGAAAAAACCAATTTATGCGATTGTTATTGGCAGTGGGAAGAAATCCATTTTTTATTCAGCAGGCTGGCATGCAAATGAGTGGCATACGACGAAATTTTTAGTGCAATTTTTAAAGGAATGCTTAGCAGCTGGTCATAAGAACAAAAAGATGTATGGGTATGATGTTGCAAAATGGTTAAAAGAGGTAAAGTTATTCGCCGTACCGCTTGTTAATCCTGACGGTATCGAACTTGTGATGCAAGGGATCTATGATAAGCATCCTCATTATGATGAAGTATTAAAAATAAATAAGGGGATGACTCGGTTTGAACATTGGTCAAGTAACATTAGAGGGGTGGATCTTAATCACCAGTGGCCTGCGGGGTGGGAGCGAGAAGCAGATGAGAGTCCGCAAATGCCGTGGAGCAGGCATTACAGCGGAACGGCCCCGCTCACTGAACCTGAGGCAAAGGCTGTACACAGACTAACGCTGCGCAATACGTTTAGTTATGTGTTGGCTTTTCACTCACAAGGACAAGTGATTTATTGGGGTTACAGAGGATACGAACCGAAAGAAAGTGAAGACATGGTCAAAAGATTGTCATTAGCAAGCTCCTATACACCTGTTCATACGGCTGACAGTGATGGAGGGTATAAAGACTGGTTTATACAAGAAACTGGTAGGCCTGGCTTCACGATTGAGGTAGGAGTTGGAGTTAACCCCCTATCAAATCACAGCTATGCTGAAATATGGTCCAATGCCGTTATGCTGGCGTTAGAAGGACTCACTCTCCATACTCTTTATAATGAAAAAAGCAGGCTGCCTTAA
- a CDS encoding M20 family metallopeptidase yields MIDQLHKTLETYYPEMVELRRTLHQHPELSFEEEQTPAMIADYLEKLGVEVKRNVGGRGVVGYIRGAKPGKTVALRADFDALPIQEETGLPFASETPGVMHACGHDGHTATLLVVAKVLMENQQNLEGTVVLIHQFAEELAPGGAIAMISDGCLEGVDAIFGTHLWSTMPLGEIGYRRDAIMAAADRFEIDFKGRGGHGASPHETVDAIAVGTSVVQNLQHIVSRNVDPLKSAVLSVGSFHAGGAFNVIADSAKIVGTVRTFETDVQDMMFERMEQVTKGVCDAMGATYDFLYKKGYPAVINDPFETDRFVGTATKLQGEDLVKEMAPVMGGEDFAYYLQHVPGTFFFTGAGNVEKGIVYPHHHPKFDFDESAMLVAAKLLLSVALDFLSDKNSSLLKTQSKEADATS; encoded by the coding sequence ATGATTGATCAATTACATAAAACACTGGAAACGTATTATCCGGAAATGGTTGAATTAAGAAGAACGCTTCACCAACATCCTGAGCTCTCTTTTGAAGAGGAACAAACGCCAGCTATGATTGCGGATTACCTTGAGAAATTAGGGGTAGAAGTAAAAAGAAATGTAGGCGGACGAGGGGTTGTTGGCTACATTAGAGGGGCAAAGCCTGGAAAAACAGTAGCACTGCGTGCAGACTTTGATGCTCTTCCTATTCAAGAGGAAACAGGGCTTCCGTTTGCTTCCGAGACTCCTGGTGTGATGCATGCATGCGGTCACGATGGCCACACAGCTACCCTTTTAGTCGTTGCGAAAGTGTTAATGGAAAATCAACAAAACTTAGAAGGTACGGTTGTCCTTATTCATCAATTTGCTGAAGAGCTTGCCCCAGGTGGTGCTATTGCTATGATTAGTGATGGCTGCTTAGAAGGTGTAGATGCCATTTTTGGTACGCACTTATGGTCCACAATGCCGCTCGGAGAAATTGGATATAGAAGAGATGCCATCATGGCAGCAGCTGATCGTTTTGAGATTGATTTTAAAGGCAGAGGGGGACACGGGGCTTCCCCTCATGAAACGGTAGATGCCATTGCAGTTGGTACCTCAGTTGTTCAAAACCTGCAGCATATCGTCAGCAGAAATGTTGATCCATTAAAATCTGCTGTTTTAAGTGTCGGGTCTTTCCATGCTGGCGGAGCATTTAATGTTATTGCTGATAGTGCTAAGATTGTCGGGACGGTTAGAACGTTCGAAACTGATGTACAAGATATGATGTTTGAACGTATGGAGCAGGTGACAAAGGGAGTATGTGACGCCATGGGAGCAACATATGATTTCTTGTACAAAAAAGGCTATCCAGCTGTTATTAATGACCCGTTTGAAACAGATCGCTTTGTCGGGACAGCTACGAAATTACAAGGGGAAGACCTTGTCAAAGAGATGGCGCCAGTTATGGGGGGAGAGGATTTTGCTTATTACTTGCAGCATGTTCCTGGTACATTCTTCTTTACTGGGGCAGGCAATGTAGAAAAAGGAATTGTTTATCCGCATCACCATCCAAAATTTGATTTTGATGAATCTGCTATGCTTGTTGCTGCGAAACTTTTATTGAGTGTTGCATTAGATTTCCTTTCTGATAAAAATTCTTCTCTACTAAAAACTCAATCAAAAGAAGCCGATGCAACCTCGTAA
- a CDS encoding CPBP family intramembrane glutamic endopeptidase, with the protein MNENERKIEHLSDKEILASLYGSQAAMLLIGLTGAYFVFDDLSMFLQLLSFTWYETIVIGGSFALIVVGVDLLMYRFIPYRHLDDGGINERVFKGRSVLHMIILCMVIAVVEELLFRAVLQTAFGLIAASIIFALVHVRYLKKPILFSFVLLVSFSLGLLFEYTNNLTVTIFAHFLIDFLFGLFLRRKSRK; encoded by the coding sequence ATGAATGAGAATGAACGAAAAATAGAGCATTTAAGTGATAAAGAAATTTTAGCTAGCTTATATGGCTCACAAGCGGCCATGCTCTTAATTGGTTTGACAGGGGCTTACTTTGTTTTTGATGATCTATCCATGTTCCTGCAGTTACTTTCATTTACTTGGTATGAAACGATCGTAATAGGGGGCAGCTTTGCTCTGATTGTCGTTGGTGTTGATCTTTTAATGTACCGCTTTATTCCTTATCGTCATCTTGACGATGGCGGGATAAATGAACGAGTTTTTAAAGGGCGCAGTGTACTTCATATGATTATTTTATGTATGGTCATTGCTGTAGTAGAAGAGCTTTTATTTAGAGCGGTTTTACAAACAGCCTTCGGTTTAATTGCTGCAAGCATTATTTTTGCCCTTGTTCATGTGCGGTATTTAAAGAAACCAATCTTGTTTTCATTTGTATTGTTAGTTAGTTTTTCTCTGGGGCTTCTATTTGAATATACAAATAACCTTACTGTAACGATTTTTGCTCATTTTTTAATTGATTTTTTATTTGGGTTATTTTTAAGAAGAAAATCAAGAAAATAG
- a CDS encoding RecQ family ATP-dependent DNA helicase has protein sequence MMDLEKELYRWFGYSTFRSGQKEIVAALMENEDVLAVLPTGMGKSICYQLPALLKEGVTIIVSPLLSLMEDQVQQLRSIGIKQVVAINSFMNHLEREEVFLSLSTYKLIYTSPEMLQSDYVLHKLRKLQISLFIVDEAHCISQWGHEFRSDYLRLAQVREKLSNPPCLAITATATPYVQKDICSYLQMSQPKSFIHSVNRPNIAVQVEQYLSTEEKMERLLELTSKLKGPGMVYFSSRLWSEAAARKLQERGIQGVNFYHGGMTNDDRLLIQQQFMQGELSIICCTSAFGMGINKDNIRYVIHFHYPTQMESYVQEIGRAGRDGEKSIAITLFSEEDRGLARLLSKREQLDNEQIVQLLLALSQMEEMDEKAETELCAKLGCSETAWKNVKVSLEEMNVLKGTMVQRFSIDAVSTMLADSFLKYQINKQKHLSQFETWMHSKTCRRNGVLDYFEEEEKQIQTENCCDICGLTLETYYLKEQIHHYNQHDAKNWQEELSIRLFGKTGELYE, from the coding sequence ATGATGGATCTAGAAAAGGAGCTGTATAGGTGGTTTGGCTATTCTACATTTAGAAGTGGTCAAAAAGAAATTGTAGCTGCCCTAATGGAAAATGAAGACGTATTAGCAGTTCTTCCCACGGGGATGGGGAAATCCATTTGTTATCAGCTTCCTGCTTTATTGAAGGAGGGGGTGACCATCATTGTATCTCCGCTTCTTTCTCTCATGGAGGATCAAGTGCAGCAGCTGCGCTCCATTGGAATTAAGCAAGTAGTAGCAATCAACAGCTTTATGAATCATCTTGAACGTGAAGAAGTATTTCTTTCTTTGTCTACCTATAAATTGATTTATACGTCACCTGAAATGCTCCAATCTGATTACGTCTTACATAAATTGAGAAAACTGCAGATCTCATTATTTATTGTTGATGAAGCACACTGTATTTCTCAGTGGGGACATGAATTTAGAAGTGATTATTTACGCTTAGCACAAGTAAGAGAGAAATTATCCAATCCACCTTGCTTAGCAATTACAGCCACAGCTACACCTTATGTACAAAAAGATATTTGCTCGTATTTACAAATGAGTCAACCTAAATCATTTATTCATTCCGTCAACCGGCCGAATATTGCGGTCCAAGTAGAACAATACTTATCAACAGAAGAGAAGATGGAACGGTTACTTGAGCTGACATCAAAACTAAAAGGACCTGGTATGGTTTATTTTTCGAGCAGGCTGTGGAGTGAGGCAGCAGCTAGAAAACTACAAGAACGAGGCATTCAAGGTGTCAATTTTTATCATGGCGGGATGACAAATGATGATCGGCTTTTAATCCAACAGCAATTCATGCAAGGGGAACTTTCAATTATATGCTGTACAAGTGCATTTGGCATGGGGATTAATAAAGATAATATCCGGTACGTCATCCATTTTCACTATCCAACTCAAATGGAATCGTATGTACAAGAAATAGGACGTGCAGGGCGTGATGGGGAGAAAAGTATTGCGATTACCCTATTTAGTGAAGAGGACCGCGGGCTTGCAAGACTGCTTTCAAAGCGAGAACAATTAGATAACGAGCAAATAGTGCAGCTGCTTCTTGCACTCAGCCAAATGGAAGAAATGGATGAGAAGGCAGAGACTGAACTTTGTGCCAAGCTTGGGTGCAGCGAAACAGCATGGAAAAATGTAAAAGTTTCATTAGAGGAAATGAACGTTTTAAAGGGTACCATGGTTCAACGGTTCTCAATCGATGCTGTTTCTACCATGTTAGCTGATTCATTTTTAAAATATCAAATCAATAAACAAAAACATTTATCTCAGTTTGAGACCTGGATGCACAGTAAAACGTGCAGGCGAAATGGGGTGTTGGACTATTTTGAAGAAGAAGAAAAACAGATTCAAACAGAAAATTGCTGTGATATTTGTGGGTTAACGCTTGAAACGTATTATTTAAAAGAACAAATACATCATTATAATCAGCATGATGCGAAAAATTGGCAAGAGGAGCTGTCTATCAGGTTGTTCGGCAAGACAGGGGAATTATATGAATGA
- a CDS encoding RNA polymerase sigma factor, which translates to MEEQLIMRAKKGDDEAFQRLIEMHIKTVEKFAFQLGAKESSVEDITQEVFIKVYRFLSKHTRGKFTTWLYTITLNVVRDQYRTETRHSKRVKAMQDEGEASVYVETFYDDETKALHEQIQSLDEKYKVPIILHYFHDLTYAEIADVLKVSEGAIKTRMMRAKKQLKEKLEKVGERQ; encoded by the coding sequence ATGGAAGAACAATTGATCATGCGTGCAAAGAAAGGGGACGACGAAGCTTTCCAACGATTAATTGAAATGCACATAAAGACCGTTGAGAAGTTCGCGTTCCAGCTTGGAGCAAAGGAATCGAGTGTGGAGGATATCACACAAGAAGTGTTTATTAAAGTCTATCGATTCTTATCTAAGCATACGAGAGGTAAATTTACTACGTGGCTTTATACGATTACATTAAATGTAGTCAGGGACCAATATAGAACAGAGACAAGGCATTCTAAAAGAGTAAAGGCGATGCAGGATGAGGGGGAGGCATCGGTTTATGTAGAAACTTTTTATGACGATGAAACAAAAGCACTGCATGAACAAATTCAATCCCTAGATGAAAAATATAAAGTTCCTATCATTTTGCATTACTTTCATGACCTGACCTATGCAGAAATTGCAGATGTTTTAAAGGTATCGGAAGGGGCCATAAAAACGAGAATGATGCGAGCTAAAAAGCAATTAAAAGAAAAGCTTGAAAAAGTAGGTGAAAGACAATGA
- a CDS encoding MerR family transcriptional regulator yields MASNEGKYNIKAISTMLGIQPGTLRAWERRYQIIEPIRNSAGHRLYSDEHVAILRWLIDKVNKGFTIGQAVGLFEKGNIGMPQQESSEHQDYSIQLSDEILQALLSFEETKAHQLLNQAFSMFSIDKVTIDILGTLLVKVGYMWENNEISTAHEHFVTSFLRTKIGNIFHGLPVDGFLPKVVAVCGPNETHELGLLIFTLFLRRKGFEVIYLGAGIPNDDVEMVLREVNAKMFFTSCTISANARATIELIEHLKEVFPHLIIGTGGYAFDELEDEKQEVLEPHLVGKTKTEWENWLKNNLK; encoded by the coding sequence ATGGCTTCTAATGAAGGGAAATACAATATAAAAGCAATTTCAACCATGTTAGGGATACAACCAGGAACGTTAAGAGCTTGGGAGCGAAGGTATCAAATTATTGAACCAATACGTAATTCGGCAGGCCATCGTTTGTATTCAGATGAGCATGTTGCCATCTTGCGGTGGTTAATTGACAAAGTAAATAAAGGTTTTACAATCGGACAAGCTGTCGGATTATTTGAGAAAGGTAATATTGGGATGCCGCAGCAAGAAAGCAGTGAGCATCAAGACTATTCAATACAATTATCAGATGAGATTCTTCAAGCCTTGCTTTCTTTTGAAGAAACAAAAGCACATCAGCTCCTAAACCAAGCGTTCAGCATGTTTAGTATTGATAAGGTGACCATTGATATCCTTGGAACGTTGCTTGTGAAAGTAGGGTATATGTGGGAGAATAATGAAATTTCGACTGCTCACGAGCATTTTGTCACTTCTTTTCTACGCACAAAAATCGGTAATATTTTTCACGGGCTGCCTGTTGATGGGTTCTTGCCGAAAGTAGTAGCGGTGTGTGGACCTAATGAAACACATGAGCTTGGCTTGTTGATCTTTACTTTATTTTTAAGACGTAAAGGATTTGAGGTCATTTATTTAGGGGCAGGTATACCAAATGATGATGTAGAAATGGTGTTGCGTGAAGTGAATGCTAAAATGTTTTTCACTTCTTGTACAATTTCCGCTAATGCTAGAGCGACAATAGAGTTAATTGAACATCTAAAAGAGGTGTTTCCACATTTAATTATTGGCACGGGCGGATATGCCTTTGATGAGTTAGAGGATGAAAAACAAGAAGTGTTAGAGCCGCATCTTGTCGGTAAGACGAAGACTGAATGGGAAAACTGGCTAAAAAACAACCTTAAATAA
- a CDS encoding D-alanine--D-alanine ligase family protein, translated as MKIAVLYGGISAEREVSLSSGKGIINALKANGHEVIGIDFHPDRLEDLLNLEVDLVYIGLHGRYGEDGKVQALLDMLNINYVGSGVQGSALAMDKAKSKLFFEREGTRIAKQHVLYKHAYDPETTAIEIPFPVVVKPNQEGSTIGITFAENEEELLNGIEEAFKLDETVLLEEFIKGREVTVAVMGNKGREKALPVVEIVPKNKYYDYEAKYAAGMSEHIVPARLTSEQTDYVQKHAVLAHQALGCDIYSRVDFIVPDDGGAPVILEVNTLPGMTPTSLYPDAAREIGLSYDEMIETFVQLSLNK; from the coding sequence ATGAAAATTGCTGTATTGTATGGTGGGATTTCAGCAGAGAGAGAAGTATCTTTATCCTCTGGTAAGGGCATTATTAATGCCCTTAAAGCAAATGGACATGAAGTGATCGGGATTGATTTTCACCCTGATAGATTAGAAGATTTATTAAACTTGGAAGTCGACTTAGTTTATATTGGTTTGCATGGCAGGTACGGTGAAGATGGCAAAGTGCAAGCTTTACTAGATATGCTGAACATTAACTATGTTGGTTCAGGTGTGCAAGGTTCTGCTCTAGCGATGGATAAAGCAAAGTCGAAGCTGTTCTTTGAGAGAGAAGGTACCAGAATAGCCAAACAGCACGTGCTTTATAAGCATGCATACGACCCTGAAACGACGGCAATTGAGATTCCGTTTCCTGTTGTAGTAAAGCCAAACCAAGAAGGCTCTACAATTGGAATTACGTTTGCTGAGAATGAAGAAGAATTGTTAAATGGTATTGAGGAAGCATTCAAACTAGATGAAACGGTACTGCTTGAAGAATTTATTAAGGGCAGAGAAGTGACGGTCGCTGTAATGGGGAATAAAGGGCGTGAGAAAGCTCTTCCTGTAGTAGAGATTGTACCAAAAAATAAGTATTATGATTATGAGGCAAAATATGCAGCAGGTATGAGCGAGCATATTGTTCCTGCACGTCTTACAAGTGAACAAACAGATTATGTTCAAAAGCATGCTGTATTGGCTCACCAAGCTCTAGGCTGCGACATTTATTCACGCGTTGACTTTATTGTACCCGATGATGGCGGAGCTCCAGTCATTTTAGAAGTAAATACTCTTCCTGGGATGACACCAACAAGCCTCTATCCGGATGCTGCTCGTGAAATTGGGTTATCCTATGATGAGATGATTGAAACATTCGTCCAACTATCTTTAAATAAATAA
- a CDS encoding YpbF family protein, translated as MTGMKQWNIHPDALTNVSKVMLEEMIARKEKWEKLNKAKNHWSLFTLLSLGLFLLFGAQVLRGSSGLHFSSNFLSILVGNTILLLLILLFIVGIVQVKLLSKKATKAEIEFEALREECIERSSELWEKDQSWQHRESVFTYMKTEHDINLYHK; from the coding sequence ATGACAGGTATGAAACAATGGAATATACATCCTGATGCTCTTACAAATGTTAGTAAAGTGATGCTTGAAGAAATGATTGCACGAAAAGAAAAATGGGAAAAGCTGAATAAAGCCAAAAATCATTGGAGTTTATTTACGTTATTATCGCTTGGACTTTTTTTGCTGTTTGGTGCTCAAGTTTTAAGAGGGAGCAGCGGGCTTCATTTTAGTTCAAACTTTTTATCTATATTAGTAGGCAACACGATTCTCCTTTTGCTTATCCTTTTATTTATAGTAGGGATTGTGCAGGTTAAGTTATTATCGAAAAAAGCAACTAAAGCAGAAATCGAATTTGAAGCTTTGCGAGAAGAGTGTATTGAGCGCTCAAGTGAACTTTGGGAGAAAGATCAAAGCTGGCAGCATAGGGAATCTGTTTTTACTTATATGAAAACAGAACACGATATCAACCTATATCATAAATAA